The Silene latifolia isolate original U9 population chromosome X, ASM4854445v1, whole genome shotgun sequence genome contains the following window.
AAGGAAGGTATCATCAAAACTCATACAAATGCAATAAAACCAGCTCTTACCCAAGACAATAAGCATCTTAGGTTGCATTTTGTCATGGGTAAACTAGTTTTTGATAGGCTATTAAGGTGTATCAAATTCTTTGACATGGGCACTATTGTTCACattgatgagaaatggttttatatgacaaaATCAACCTCAAGATACTATATTGGCAGCACTGAACCAGCTCCATATAGAGCTTGTAAAAGCAAGAGGTACTTTACTAAAATAATGTTCATGTGTGCTGTTTCAAGGCCAACATACAAAGAAAATAGGGAGGTTGAATTCGATGGAAAGCTTGGTATACGGCCATTCACATTCCAGAACCAGCAAAAAGAAACAGCAAAAATAGAGTGGCAGGTACAATTGTGACAAAACCAATAGAGTCAATCATCAAGAAAGTGACAAAAGATTGTATACTCAATTTAGTTATACCGACAATTAAACAGAAGTGGCCAGTTAGTGCATCAAAAGAGATAAGCATCCAACAAGATAATGTCAAGCCTCATATTAATGGAAATGATAAAGAATTCCTTGAAGCAGCAACATCAGATGGATTCAACATAAAATTAACACAACAGCCAACCAATTCTCCAGATTTAAACATTTTAGACTTAGGTTTCTTTAGGTCTATTAAGTCATTACAAGATGAACACCCAACAAGGACAGTAGAGGAGTTGGTCAAGAGTGTACAAGATGCTTATGAAGAGGAAACAGTGGAGGTATTAGACAATGTATGACTTAGTTTACAAGCTTGTATGATTGACATAATGAAACTGAAAGGGCACAACAACTACCCACTAACACACTTAGCAATGGCAGCACAAAGAAGAGCAGGAACACTACCAAGAAATTTAGAGGTTGATAAAGAATTACTTAAGGAATGTATTCAATTTTTAATTACTTGTGGTTTGATAAAAGATTTAGAGCAACTAATGTTAGACCTAGGTATCCAAGTTCCATTTTGAACAATGGGAAGGTGGCAGTTTGTATGACAAACAAACATTAAGGCGGTTTTTGACATGTTTGTTTATCAATTCAAACAGCATATCCTTAGTTCTGTATTTTGTTTATTGAACTCATTTTGGTTTACTCTGTATGTAAACTCATTATGGAAATGAAATGAATGAACTTAAGAGTTCGATGAAGAATGAAAGAACATGTTTGTTAAATGTGCAACAATTACTCTTAGCAAGCAAGTTGTCTTCATTGAGTAATGTGACCTCATCATAGAAGTGCCTCATCAAAAGAGAAAACCATGGAACCCCAAAATATGAGTACCTCAACATGAATTAAATCTTCTGGTGGCATCAAATATTGGTCACCAAGTCTAACTACTGATCCAACACCAACATACAACCTCTCAGTCCAATTGGACCTTCATTGAGGTTGCACACACCAATACTCTCAACAAGCAAGTTCTCTTCATTGAGTAATTTCAACACCATAGTCAAACACAACCAACTAGCATAACACATAGAAAAAGAGTACCTCAACATGGCTACATCAATTTAAAATGATTGGCAACAACATGGACCTCTTTTTCATAGAGTGATATGTTCAGTGGCCAGATAGAGTAACAGTCACAATGTTGGGTAACCTCTCAGATTAGTAGGCCCTTCACTGAGGAATTATCAACATATACAATCCAACCATATCACAGAACACCCATACATTATAGAACCAATACCGCCAGCAACACCCAAACAACCTACAAAAAACAGAATAGCCAAACAACTTACAGAAAATAGAACACCCAAACAACTTGTAGAAAACAGAACACCCAAACTACCTACAGAAAATAGAACACCCAAACAACCTGCAGAAAATAGAATACACAAACTACCAACAGAAAACAGCAACACCCAAACAACATGCAAAAAGCAAAAAACCCAAACAACCTCCTTAAAAAGGGAACACCCAAACTACCAGCAGAAAACAGATCACCCAAACACTTTAGATACTCAGCAACAGCAACAAAACAACGAAATTTAGCAACAACAACCCACAATACTCAGCAAAAAAACATTTATAAACATTTAAAGGGAGAGTTTAAGAAATGAACCTCCCTTGAGCATCATTTTGTTCTctgctttttaccaaaattcgTAACATAATCAAAGAACCTCTTTGTTTTCGGTGAGAACTCAACAGCTTCACCACCATCCACACCACCATCCACAACTTTAACGTTTGCAGCAGCAAGAGCAGCTTCATAAGACAAAAACAGCAAAAAAATCAATCAACAGCAAGACAACATAAAAAAAACACCAAGACGACATAAAAAAACAATTAAAGGAAGAGTTTTAGAAATTTACCCCTCTTTTCATCCTTTATTCTCTGTTTTTCCAAGAAATTCGCGCAATAAGTTTCGAATCTTTTTTATTTTGGTGACAGATCAGGATATTTACATGCATGCACTTCTTCAATATCCCCATCAACAGATCTATCAGCTTCACCAACAATTGAACCCTCTTGATCTACAAAACTATCAGGAATGAAGGTTATTGAGTCCATATAAAACACAGAAGTGGCCTCGGTATTATCGTCAATCTGAGAATCAAGTAGGGATCCATAACCAGAGAACGAATCAGCTACCACATGACCAACCCCACGAATATACAACACCCCGTCCATAGAACTATTGTAAGATGTAGACCCGAATTTTTTCTTCTTTGAAGAAATAGGAGGATGATGAGTATTTTGAGGAAATTTAGATATGATCGGAACAATATAGTGTAAGAATGGGAAAATAGGAGTAGATAGatctagagagagagagagagaaatggaaaaaaaatgaagaaacagCGGTGAGTGAAAGAGAGTTTTAGGGTTTTTTAGGGTAGAAGATTCTAGAGAACAATGGAGTAATGAAGAGAGGGAGAGGGACGGTTGAGCTTTATGAGGGAGATGGACGGATGGATAGGTGATAAATATTGGTGGAAAATTTATATGGGAgtgaaaaaaatggagggagtcatTATTGTTAATGTTTGAGTTAAATAGGTTTAGGGTTGTTAAGTTGGGGGTAATTTTTGTAAAAATAAGGGTGGCATAAGGACACTTTGGTCAGATATTAGACCCTTAAAAGGAAATAAGGGAAATGGGTACATTATTGTGGGATGTCCCAAATTAGAAAGTGGGAACATTATTGTGAAATGGAGGGAGTACCCTACACCCATTTATAGGGTACTCCTTACTCCCactattaaaaaaaataaaaaataaaacaaaaaataaaatataaaatcacCCACTAttaagtactccctcctattctctatgTTCTTCCACATTTGTTTTTGGATAGAATTTAGTAGGATGATGATATGTGGATGGGGTCATAAGTTATTATAACCATAAAAAATAgacaaataaggaaagtggaagatctttgtgaatttgtcgttttaggaaatgtggaagatgttaAAGAATAAAAAGGAGTAGttatcagttttttttttttttttgatgatgaGGGGGTTGAATctcccccgggcccatgcattcccacaccaccacatggaccatgtaagttaccctcttcgggggctgcagtggccaagtgatcatcgccccagctagtagtcgaacccgggacctctctactcctgcatttctgcaagcttcaaggtttaacttggctaccactggactaacaccacttggttagtAGTTGTCAGTTATCATTAGCATAAACCCATCTTCCTCCTATTTCAAATCAAAATCTTTCATATTTACAAAAAATATtatgcataaaatttcattttcaatCCAACTTGTTAGTTCTGTAATCTTATATTTATGTTTTGATTGATTATTTTCAAACTTATCAGGTAAGTCTTGAAATTACGTCGAATTTATCGTTAGATCTTGATTTCGGGTGTGatatttatcatatagaactatCAAATTTCACTTTTAATTTAGTTAATATGGTAATTtagtttgatgaatatattttcTAGTGTGATATTCATCATATGTCTCTGTCATATACACTTTTAATTTATTGAATATGATAGTGTAATTTGACGAATATGTGGTATGTAGTATGATATTCATCATGTTacactattatattcactttGAATTTAGTGACTATGATAATGTAATTTAATGAATATGTATTACGTAGTGTATGTTCATTATATATAATTGAATATGTAAATATTCTAGTAGctattctagaatattctagtTGATATTGTTTTCTATATGTTTATTTATATTGCCTTATTTGTAGGGTGGTACGTTACACACATActcttgtatatatatgtttgttcTGATTGAATGCAATCCAAGGGATTACAATCTTTTATGGTATCAAGAGTAAAAAAACCCTAGCCCTAAAAAGCTCTCCTCCTTTTTTTTCAATCTCTTGTCAAGGCACCTTCCTCTGACAAAGCCACTGACAAAGCTCCTTTCCACCCTGACTTCGGCGTCACATCCATCAAAAACCATGTCGCCCTAGTGCTTGAGCTAGAAACCGTTCAATACGATCTCTGGGCCGAACTATTCCTAAATACGGCCAGAGCTTTTGAGATCCACCACCACCTGATTGACCCTTCCAAGGATGACCCCCCTCGTCCTGATGTCGACCAGAATTTATGGAATCGACTTGATGCCATTGTCAAACAATGGCTATATGCTACCATCTCCAACGATCTTCTCCAAACTGTGGTTGAAAGCGGATTCACAGCCAAAAAAACCTGGGAACGCATCCGAGCCCTTTTCAATGACAACAAGCGTTCCCGAGCGGTCCTCCTCGAGCAACAATTCTCTGCCACTCACATGGATAATTTCCCTAATGTCTCCTTTTATTGTCAGGCCCTAAAATGTCTCGCTGACCAACTTAAGAACGTCGGCTCGCCGGTCTCCGATGATCGTCTTGTTCTTCATATGGTCACCAATCTCTCGGATGGGTATGATAGCATTGCTACCCTCATCCAACAGAGTGACCCCATTCCTCCGTTCGTCAAGGCTCGGTCTATGCTTGCCCTTGAGGAGACCCGCAAAGCCAAGTTTGGTTCTTCCTCTGCTCATGCCGCCCTCGCTGCCACCTACGCCCCTGCT
Protein-coding sequences here:
- the LOC141616937 gene encoding uncharacterized protein LOC141616937 gives rise to the protein MKKPNLTDDERHRVVCLLFESCKNGKPEHGKVQEVAAKFNVTRKCIFNILKKAKNQRQAEVPINVRSKIAGKKGKERIPYLVDVIMALDVSKRTTLKRLGKAIGHAPSTCHRWVKEGIIKTHTNAIKPALTQDNKHLRLHFVMGKLVFDRLLRCIKFFDMGTIVHIDEKWFYMTKSTSRYYIGSTEPAPYRACKSKRYFTKIMFMCAVSRPTYKENREVEFDGKLGIRPFTFQNQQKETAKIEWQKWPVSASKEISIQQDNVKPHINGNDKEFLEAATSDGFNIKLTQQPTNSPDLNILDLGFFRSIKSLQDEHPTRTVEELVKSVQDAYEEETVEVLDNV